In one window of Lacticaseibacillus casei DSM 20011 = JCM 1134 = ATCC 393 DNA:
- a CDS encoding IS30 family transposase — protein MQKQDSTHRQKGQHLTSLERGKVAGFRQAGKSNRWIAAEIGVCPQTINNEIKRGTVDQVKKSNGKRVYHRQYLPEAAQARYETARLSCHRPDKFASVQVFLAWYVQRAKQDKWSPDASIGYAKRHKLFTPEELVCASTLYQYIDDQRLEIRNIDLLEKTKRKTSHQHHTKAKRLAGRSIEERPKVVERRRQFGHWEMDTIVGKRNGKESVILTLIERKTRCQLLRLIEGRDADSVSYALRGIKREWGACIKTITADNGPEFTALNTAFAGTETEIFYAHPYTSCDRGTNEAHNRMIRQDFPKGMSLDDISPSQVQATQDRLNQLPRKQQGYCTPQQNFEAEARRVRRMAQ, from the coding sequence ATGCAGAAACAGGATAGCACACACCGCCAAAAAGGTCAGCACTTAACATCACTCGAGCGCGGAAAAGTGGCCGGATTCCGCCAAGCTGGGAAGTCCAATCGTTGGATTGCTGCTGAAATTGGCGTCTGCCCGCAGACCATTAATAATGAAATCAAGCGAGGTACAGTAGATCAGGTCAAGAAGAGTAATGGCAAGCGCGTCTACCATCGACAATACCTGCCAGAGGCTGCTCAGGCACGTTACGAGACTGCACGCTTGAGCTGTCATCGTCCTGACAAGTTCGCCAGCGTACAGGTCTTCTTAGCCTGGTACGTACAGCGAGCTAAGCAGGACAAATGGTCGCCGGATGCTTCAATCGGCTATGCCAAGCGACACAAGCTGTTTACTCCTGAAGAGCTTGTTTGTGCCTCGACTTTGTACCAGTACATTGACGACCAACGCCTAGAGATTCGAAATATCGACCTGTTGGAGAAGACTAAGCGGAAGACCTCTCACCAGCACCACACCAAGGCTAAGCGCCTGGCTGGCCGCAGTATCGAGGAACGGCCTAAGGTCGTTGAACGACGCAGGCAGTTCGGTCACTGGGAGATGGATACCATTGTCGGTAAACGCAATGGCAAGGAGAGCGTCATCTTGACTCTGATTGAGCGCAAGACCCGTTGCCAACTTCTCCGCTTGATCGAAGGACGAGATGCAGACTCTGTGAGCTATGCATTGCGTGGAATCAAGCGCGAATGGGGAGCTTGCATCAAGACCATCACAGCCGACAACGGACCCGAGTTCACCGCCTTAAATACTGCTTTTGCTGGGACGGAAACTGAGATCTTCTACGCCCATCCTTACACGTCCTGCGACCGTGGCACCAACGAGGCACATAACCGGATGATTCGCCAGGACTTCCCTAAGGGCATGTCCCTAGATGACATTAGCCCTAGTCAAGTGCAGGCCACGCAAGACCGCTTGAATCAGTTGCCTCGCAAACAACAGGGCTACTGCACACCCCAGCAAAACTTTGAGGCCGAAGCTCGGCGCGTTCGCCGCATGGCCCAGTAG
- a CDS encoding IS30 family transposase — protein MQKQDSTHRQKGQHLTSLERGKVAGFRQAGKSNRWIAAEIGVCPQTINNEIKRGTVDQVKKSNGKRVYHRQYLPEAAQARYETARLSCHRPDKFASVQVFLAWYVQRAKQDKWSPDASIGYAKRHKLFTPEELVCASTLYQYIDDQRLEIRNIDLLEKTKRKTSHQHHTKAKRLAGRSIEERPKVVERRRQFGHWEMDTIVGKRNGKESVILTLIERKTRCQLLRLIEGRDADSVSYALRGIKREWGACIKTITADNGPEFTALNTAFAGTETEIFYAHPYTSCDRGTNEAHNRMIRQDFPKGMSLDDISPSQVQATQDRLNQLPRKQQGYCTPQQNFEAEARRVRRMAQ, from the coding sequence ATGCAGAAACAGGATAGCACACACCGCCAAAAAGGTCAGCACTTAACATCACTCGAGCGCGGAAAAGTGGCCGGATTCCGCCAAGCTGGGAAGTCCAATCGTTGGATTGCTGCTGAAATTGGCGTCTGCCCGCAGACCATTAATAATGAAATCAAGCGAGGTACAGTAGATCAGGTCAAGAAGAGTAATGGCAAGCGCGTCTACCATCGACAATACCTGCCAGAGGCTGCTCAGGCTCGTTACGAGACTGCACGCTTGAGCTGCCATCGTCCTGACAAGTTCGCCAGCGTACAGGTCTTCTTAGCCTGGTACGTACAGCGAGCTAAGCAGGACAAATGGTCGCCGGATGCTTCAATCGGCTATGCCAAGCGACACAAGCTGTTTACTCCTGAAGAGCTTGTTTGTGCCTCGACTTTGTACCAGTACATTGACGACCAACGCCTAGAGATTCGAAATATCGACCTGTTGGAGAAGACTAAGCGGAAGACCTCTCACCAGCACCACACCAAGGCTAAGCGCCTGGCTGGCCGCAGTATCGAGGAACGGCCTAAGGTCGTTGAACGACGCAGGCAGTTCGGTCACTGGGAGATGGATACCATTGTCGGTAAACGCAATGGCAAGGAGAGCGTCATCTTGACTCTGATTGAGCGCAAGACCCGTTGCCAACTTCTCCGCTTGATCGAAGGACGAGATGCAGACTCTGTGAGCTATGCATTGCGTGGAATCAAGCGCGAATGGGGAGCTTGCATCAAGACCATCACAGCCGACAACGGACCCGAGTTCACCGCCTTAAATACTGCTTTTGCTGGGACGGAAACTGAGATCTTCTACGCCCATCCTTACACGTCCTGCGACCGTGGCACCAACGAGGCACATAACCGGATGATCCGCCAGGACTTCCCTAAGGGCATGTCCCTAGATGACATTAGCCCTAGTCAAGTGCAGGCCACGCAAGACCGCTTGAATCAGTTGCCTCGCAAACAACAGGGCTACTGCACACCCCAGCAAAACTTTGAGGCCGAAGCTCGGCGCGTTCGCCGCATGGCCCAGTAG
- a CDS encoding M1 family metallopeptidase, with protein MSKSAHFYETFQPSHYDLYLDINRATKTISGKTSIIGEAKQPNIAVHQKYLKVESVEANNQAVPFTTDDPAEAVRITLPQAGNVKLTITYTAPLTDTMMGIYPSYYEVDGVKKQIIGTQFETTAARQAFPSVDEPEAKATFDLAIKFDEHPGETVISNMPEVREINCVHYFDTTVRMSTYLIAFAFGELQSKQTTTKSGVKIGVFATKAHKPNELDFALDIAKRSIEFYEDFYQTPYPLPHSWQLALPDFSAGAMENWGLVTYREALLTIDPDNTSLETKERVATVIAHELAHQWFGDLVTMKWWDDLWLNESFANMMEYVAVDALQPDWHIWEAFQTLEVPMALQRDATDGVQSVHVQVEDPAEIDSLFDSAIVYAKGARMLVMVRALIGDDALRAGLKAYFEAHKFGNAAGADLWAALGQASHLDVGKIMQSWLEQPGYPVVTAAVVDGKLTLSQQQFFIGAGKDVGRQWQIPLNSNYAVAPQIFADKQVTLGDYAQLRQDSGEPFRVNVGNNSHFIVQYDQTLLTDILNHLDQLNAIDQRQILQDLRLLAEGRQNSYANIVPLLPRFAESHSAIVINALYRVANDLKQFVTPDSSDEAQLKAFFDQLSAGQFKRLGWLPKPNETNDDQLTRPYVLSMALYAKNATAIAQGHDLFTANKDQLIQLPADVRMFVLQNEVKNFGSAALFDQLLTAYKQTTDSSYKADILAALTSTPDEALIGKIVDQFENADTIKPQDLRSWFRGVLNNHFGEQAAWDWIRKEWSWLEKTVGGDMEFTTYITVIAGIFRTANRLNEFKAFFEPKLPTPGLTREITMDTGVIASRVDLIQAEQQAVNGAVAKAVK; from the coding sequence ATGAGCAAATCAGCACATTTCTATGAGACTTTTCAGCCGTCACATTATGATCTTTATTTGGATATTAACCGGGCGACCAAGACCATTAGCGGCAAGACGTCGATTATCGGTGAAGCGAAGCAGCCGAACATTGCGGTTCATCAAAAGTATTTGAAGGTTGAATCCGTTGAGGCGAACAACCAAGCAGTCCCGTTTACAACCGATGATCCGGCTGAGGCCGTGCGGATCACGTTGCCGCAAGCAGGCAATGTGAAGTTGACGATTACCTACACGGCGCCGTTGACGGATACCATGATGGGCATTTACCCGTCTTACTACGAAGTGGACGGGGTCAAGAAGCAAATCATCGGGACCCAGTTTGAAACCACGGCGGCGCGGCAGGCTTTTCCGAGTGTTGATGAACCTGAAGCCAAAGCAACATTTGATTTGGCGATTAAGTTTGATGAACATCCGGGCGAGACGGTGATTAGTAATATGCCGGAAGTGCGTGAAATCAATTGCGTTCATTATTTTGATACCACGGTGCGGATGTCGACTTATCTGATTGCATTTGCGTTTGGCGAGCTGCAAAGTAAGCAGACCACGACGAAGAGCGGCGTCAAAATCGGCGTTTTTGCCACGAAAGCGCACAAGCCTAACGAACTGGACTTTGCGTTAGATATTGCCAAGCGTTCGATTGAATTTTACGAAGACTTTTACCAGACGCCTTATCCGTTACCGCACTCTTGGCAGCTGGCATTGCCGGACTTTTCTGCCGGTGCCATGGAGAACTGGGGCCTGGTGACGTATCGGGAAGCGCTGCTGACGATCGATCCGGATAACACGTCGCTGGAGACCAAAGAGCGCGTTGCCACGGTCATTGCCCATGAGTTAGCGCATCAATGGTTCGGTGACCTTGTGACCATGAAGTGGTGGGATGATCTCTGGTTGAACGAAAGCTTCGCCAACATGATGGAATATGTCGCGGTGGACGCGTTGCAACCGGATTGGCACATCTGGGAAGCTTTCCAAACGCTGGAAGTCCCGATGGCGTTGCAGCGTGATGCCACGGATGGTGTGCAGTCGGTTCATGTGCAGGTTGAAGATCCGGCTGAAATCGATTCGCTTTTCGACAGCGCGATTGTTTACGCAAAAGGGGCACGGATGCTGGTGATGGTTCGTGCGTTAATTGGCGACGATGCCTTGCGCGCCGGTTTGAAGGCTTACTTTGAAGCGCACAAGTTTGGTAATGCCGCGGGCGCCGATTTGTGGGCAGCATTGGGTCAGGCTTCCCATCTGGATGTTGGCAAAATTATGCAGTCGTGGCTGGAACAGCCGGGTTATCCGGTTGTAACCGCCGCGGTGGTGGATGGCAAGCTGACCTTGTCGCAGCAACAGTTCTTCATCGGTGCAGGCAAAGACGTCGGCCGCCAATGGCAGATCCCGTTGAATAGTAACTATGCCGTCGCACCGCAGATTTTCGCCGATAAGCAAGTGACATTGGGCGACTATGCACAGTTGCGCCAAGACAGCGGCGAGCCATTCCGGGTTAACGTAGGCAACAACTCCCATTTCATCGTGCAATATGATCAAACGCTGTTAACCGATATTCTGAATCACCTTGACCAGCTGAATGCGATTGATCAGCGTCAGATCCTGCAAGATTTGCGGTTGTTGGCTGAAGGACGGCAAAATTCATACGCTAATATTGTGCCATTGTTACCGCGTTTTGCCGAGAGCCATAGCGCCATTGTCATCAATGCCTTGTATCGCGTTGCCAATGATTTGAAGCAGTTTGTGACACCTGACTCCTCAGATGAAGCCCAGCTGAAAGCATTCTTCGATCAGCTCAGCGCAGGCCAATTTAAACGTCTCGGCTGGTTGCCGAAGCCAAACGAAACCAATGATGATCAATTGACGCGGCCATATGTGCTAAGCATGGCGCTTTATGCTAAAAACGCTACGGCCATTGCGCAAGGTCACGACCTTTTCACGGCTAACAAGGATCAATTAATCCAGTTGCCGGCAGACGTGCGGATGTTTGTGCTCCAAAACGAAGTGAAAAACTTTGGCAGCGCCGCCTTGTTCGATCAGTTATTGACAGCCTACAAGCAGACCACGGATTCAAGTTATAAGGCAGACATTCTCGCTGCCTTAACCAGCACCCCAGATGAGGCCTTGATCGGGAAAATTGTTGATCAGTTCGAAAATGCCGATACAATCAAGCCTCAGGATTTACGCTCATGGTTCCGCGGCGTATTGAACAACCATTTCGGCGAACAGGCTGCATGGGACTGGATCCGCAAAGAATGGTCATGGCTGGAAAAGACGGTCGGCGGCGACATGGAGTTTACCACCTATATCACCGTAATTGCCGGCATCTTCCGAACCGCAAACCGGCTTAACGAATTCAAAGCATTCTTCGAGCCTAAACTACCGACGCCAGGGTTAACTCGTGAAATCACGATGGACACCGGCGTCATCGCCAGCCGGGTTGATTTGATTCAGGCCGAGCAACAAGCAGTTAATGGGGCGGTTGCTAAGGCGGTTAAGTGA
- a CDS encoding amino acid permease, giving the protein MADTKKQLRWYNVALIAFVSVWGLGNVFNNYAQQGLSVVTSWILIMLIYFVPYALIVGQLGSTFKDQAGGVSSWIKETGSVRLAYYAAWTYWVVHIPYLAQKPQAILIALSWLFKGNGNFVNTVSSMTVSLICLALFLLFLWLSSRGLTTLNRIGSMAGTAMFLMSILFIILAVTAPLMVKGVHVATPDMGDLHTYLPKFDLNYFTTISMLVFAVGGAEKISPYVNNTKHASKEFPLGMLVLAGMVAFCSLLGSFGMGMLFDSHHIPTDLMSNGPYTAFAMLGNYYHLGNIFVILYAIANALASISALAFSIDAPLKILLSDADPHFIPKKLRRINKKGTPINGYWMTGILVSILIIVPALGIGNMNELYKWLLNLNSVVMPLRYLWVFLAYYLLNRHLEKFQADYMLVKNKHAGMLIGGWCFFFTAFACLLRMLPKISYLSDPGTWWFQMGLNVITPVVLLALGLVLPMLARRNELTTE; this is encoded by the coding sequence GTGGCAGACACTAAGAAACAACTGCGCTGGTATAACGTGGCTTTGATTGCCTTCGTCTCGGTCTGGGGCCTTGGCAATGTGTTTAACAACTATGCACAACAAGGCCTGTCCGTTGTGACCAGCTGGATTCTGATAATGCTGATTTACTTCGTGCCCTATGCCTTGATCGTCGGTCAGCTTGGTTCAACCTTTAAGGATCAGGCGGGCGGCGTTAGTTCCTGGATTAAGGAAACCGGCAGTGTGCGGCTGGCTTATTACGCTGCATGGACCTACTGGGTGGTGCATATTCCGTACCTGGCCCAGAAGCCGCAAGCGATTTTGATTGCGCTCAGCTGGCTTTTCAAAGGCAACGGTAACTTTGTCAACACCGTATCGTCGATGACCGTGTCGTTGATCTGTCTGGCGCTGTTCTTACTTTTCTTATGGCTGTCATCACGCGGCCTGACGACCCTGAATCGCATCGGCAGCATGGCCGGTACCGCGATGTTCCTGATGTCGATCCTGTTCATCATCTTGGCAGTCACGGCACCTTTGATGGTCAAAGGGGTTCATGTGGCCACGCCGGACATGGGCGATTTGCACACTTACTTACCGAAATTTGATTTGAATTACTTCACCACGATTTCCATGCTGGTCTTTGCCGTTGGCGGGGCGGAAAAAATTTCGCCATACGTCAACAACACCAAACATGCGTCCAAAGAATTTCCGTTGGGCATGCTGGTCCTTGCCGGCATGGTTGCGTTTTGTTCCTTGCTGGGATCTTTTGGCATGGGCATGTTGTTTGACAGTCACCATATTCCGACTGATCTCATGTCTAATGGCCCATACACTGCGTTTGCGATGCTTGGCAACTATTACCACCTGGGGAATATCTTTGTCATTCTCTACGCCATCGCCAATGCGCTTGCTTCGATTTCAGCTTTGGCCTTCTCAATTGATGCTCCACTGAAAATCCTGCTGAGTGACGCCGATCCGCATTTTATTCCTAAAAAACTACGGCGGATCAACAAAAAAGGCACGCCGATTAACGGTTACTGGATGACCGGGATTCTGGTCAGCATTCTGATTATTGTGCCGGCGTTGGGTATCGGCAACATGAATGAGTTATACAAATGGCTGCTGAACCTGAACTCGGTCGTGATGCCACTACGTTATCTCTGGGTCTTCTTAGCGTATTACCTGCTTAATCGCCATCTTGAGAAGTTCCAAGCAGACTACATGTTAGTGAAAAACAAACACGCAGGCATGCTCATTGGCGGCTGGTGTTTCTTCTTCACCGCATTCGCCTGCTTACTGAGGATGCTGCCGAAAATCAGCTATCTGAGCGATCCCGGCACATGGTGGTTCCAAATGGGCCTCAATGTGATTACGCCGGTGGTGCTCTTGGCATTGGGGCTCGTTTTGCCAATGTTGGCCCGGCGCAACGAGTTAACCACGGAATAA
- a CDS encoding DUF1440 domain-containing protein, which produces MRTQTQSSVLKLAAVGAVAGLVSGLVKLGWENILPPRTPERDATNPPQQFLQQHGLTPAETHATYTYSGHQIPWVSLLVHFGFSSSLGALYAVAGHYVPLFKLGYGSMWGLGVWAGAHLWAMPALKIVPPAKDQPAEEHLSEAVGHMVWNTVNQIVISDMLREKHD; this is translated from the coding sequence ATGCGTACACAAACTCAGTCATCTGTCTTGAAGCTGGCAGCGGTTGGTGCCGTTGCGGGCTTAGTATCAGGGCTTGTCAAGTTGGGTTGGGAAAATATTTTACCGCCGCGAACACCGGAACGTGATGCCACCAATCCGCCGCAACAATTTTTGCAGCAGCACGGCCTCACGCCGGCGGAAACTCATGCCACTTACACGTATTCCGGCCATCAGATTCCTTGGGTTAGTCTTTTGGTTCACTTTGGCTTTTCGTCAAGCCTCGGTGCGCTTTATGCCGTTGCCGGGCATTATGTCCCGTTGTTTAAATTAGGTTACGGCAGCATGTGGGGACTTGGCGTGTGGGCTGGCGCTCATCTTTGGGCCATGCCTGCGCTAAAAATCGTGCCGCCTGCCAAAGATCAACCGGCGGAAGAACATTTGTCCGAAGCTGTTGGACACATGGTTTGGAATACGGTTAACCAAATCGTGATTAGTGACATGTTGCGGGAAAAGCATGATTAA
- a CDS encoding LysR family transcriptional regulator, producing MNLFHLRYFVTLAKLQNYTQAARQLNITQPSLSNAIHGLENELGLALFVRQGRNIVLTPEGREFSRIVEHSLTILDSGIEQLQHQNTEQTVIKLAALRTLSTRWVPGIVRSFLQQSPDDVRFEFTNENGLSPQIIQGLRSKNYDICFCSKVDEQEDIAYFPIASQELVVITPLDHPLASRHRIELSETLAFDQVTFSKRSGLAPIIRQLFAECGGQPHSVYAIEEDEAVAGLVANGFGIAVVPNMPIIKTLPVKIIPLSFPTWQRIFYMATLKDHYQSPAATDFIDFVHAHHADIHQ from the coding sequence ATGAACCTTTTTCACTTGCGCTATTTCGTCACGTTGGCTAAGTTGCAGAATTACACTCAGGCCGCGCGCCAACTAAACATTACCCAGCCCAGTCTTAGCAACGCCATTCACGGGCTCGAGAATGAGCTCGGCCTTGCTTTGTTTGTCCGGCAAGGGCGCAATATTGTCTTAACCCCTGAAGGCCGTGAGTTTAGCCGAATCGTCGAGCATTCGCTTACCATTCTTGACAGCGGCATTGAACAGCTGCAGCATCAAAACACGGAGCAAACGGTCATTAAGTTAGCTGCCTTACGCACCCTTAGCACACGCTGGGTTCCCGGCATTGTTCGCAGTTTTCTACAACAAAGTCCCGATGACGTCCGCTTTGAATTCACGAACGAAAATGGTTTATCACCACAAATTATTCAAGGATTACGCTCTAAAAATTATGACATTTGCTTTTGCTCAAAGGTTGACGAACAAGAGGATATTGCTTATTTTCCGATTGCATCGCAAGAACTCGTTGTCATCACGCCGCTAGACCATCCCTTAGCGAGTCGTCATCGCATCGAACTCAGTGAAACGCTCGCCTTCGACCAGGTCACTTTCTCGAAAAGAAGCGGTCTGGCCCCGATTATTCGCCAACTTTTTGCCGAATGTGGCGGCCAGCCTCACAGCGTGTATGCAATTGAAGAAGATGAAGCCGTGGCTGGTCTGGTCGCCAACGGGTTTGGCATTGCGGTGGTGCCTAATATGCCAATCATTAAAACCCTGCCAGTCAAAATCATTCCACTTAGCTTCCCCACCTGGCAGCGCATCTTTTACATGGCTACTTTAAAAGACCACTATCAATCCCCTGCTGCGACTGACTTTATTGATTTTGTTCACGCGCATCACGCCGACATTCATCAATAA
- a CDS encoding sugar phosphate isomerase/epimerase family protein produces MTLTHPITVSSWTLGDQCTFEDRVKAAANAGYDGIGLRAETYVDALNEGLTDQDILDILDRYHIKCTEVEYIVQWCEEPRSYEQKYKEPTCFHMCHLFGVEHINTGLMESYPVNFTAKKLQQLAHRAALAGNLIIALEPMPYSGMPDLKKTWAILQGAGAPNVMMLLDMWHWVRADQPFDLLTKEQAKRVISIQLDDAYKRPYAKSILRDESMHDRLAPGTGFEDRTEKFIKMIKDAGVDPKVIGVEVISDQYMAKGIDWVAKYTYDNTVKTLQAVWPEILKPAVATH; encoded by the coding sequence ATGACACTTACACATCCGATTACAGTCAGTTCATGGACATTAGGCGACCAATGCACTTTTGAAGATCGCGTCAAAGCTGCCGCAAATGCGGGTTATGACGGGATCGGCTTACGGGCTGAGACTTACGTTGACGCGTTGAATGAAGGCTTAACCGATCAGGATATTCTCGACATTTTAGACCGCTATCACATCAAGTGCACAGAGGTGGAATACATCGTTCAATGGTGTGAAGAACCGCGGTCTTATGAACAAAAATATAAAGAACCAACGTGTTTCCACATGTGCCACTTGTTTGGCGTTGAACATATCAATACCGGTTTGATGGAAAGTTATCCGGTTAATTTTACAGCGAAGAAACTTCAACAGTTGGCTCATCGCGCGGCGCTCGCTGGCAACCTCATCATTGCACTTGAGCCGATGCCATATAGTGGCATGCCTGATTTAAAGAAGACTTGGGCCATCCTTCAAGGGGCCGGGGCGCCAAATGTCATGATGCTTCTGGACATGTGGCACTGGGTACGGGCCGATCAGCCATTTGATCTGCTAACCAAGGAACAGGCCAAACGTGTAATCTCGATTCAGCTTGATGATGCTTACAAACGTCCGTATGCCAAGAGCATTTTACGCGACGAGTCGATGCATGACCGCCTCGCCCCGGGAACTGGGTTTGAAGACCGCACGGAAAAATTCATCAAAATGATCAAAGATGCTGGCGTGGATCCAAAGGTGATCGGCGTTGAAGTTATCTCTGATCAGTACATGGCCAAAGGGATCGACTGGGTTGCTAAGTATACGTACGACAATACCGTTAAAACTTTGCAAGCAGTTTGGCCGGAGATTTTAAAACCAGCTGTGGCCACTCATTAG
- a CDS encoding SDR family NAD(P)-dependent oxidoreductase produces MADWLGLKDKVVVVTGAVGGMGTRFCEAFAEHGANVVLVDIKKEAIETAAKALSEKYGVQTLPLATDTTNEDEVDDAVKAVVAKFGQVDILVNTAAILRFAPFEDLRLDEWKTALNINLTGYFLMSQRFGRQMIAQHHGTMVHISTVAAVFPETYSGTYSTTKAAVNMLSKQMAAEWGQFGIRSNCVMPCLVKTPMSADFYKDPQVLDGRERLVASRQIGDLDDITNAVLYLSSERSDYTNGGELRVDGGLGIMMQDMIPKPGGRREYAIKAHQAKK; encoded by the coding sequence ATGGCAGATTGGCTAGGTTTAAAAGATAAAGTTGTGGTCGTGACCGGTGCAGTTGGCGGCATGGGCACCCGTTTTTGCGAGGCATTTGCCGAACACGGTGCCAATGTTGTTTTGGTGGATATTAAGAAAGAAGCCATTGAAACTGCTGCTAAAGCTTTAAGTGAAAAGTACGGGGTTCAGACGTTGCCACTGGCGACCGATACCACGAATGAAGATGAAGTTGATGACGCAGTAAAAGCCGTTGTTGCAAAGTTTGGACAGGTCGACATTCTTGTGAATACGGCGGCAATTTTACGATTTGCCCCATTTGAAGACTTACGTTTAGACGAATGGAAGACGGCATTGAACATTAACTTGACGGGCTATTTTCTGATGTCGCAACGATTCGGTCGCCAGATGATTGCCCAACATCATGGAACGATGGTGCATATTTCGACTGTCGCGGCGGTATTTCCTGAGACATACAGTGGTACATACAGTACCACCAAGGCTGCGGTTAACATGCTATCTAAGCAAATGGCGGCAGAGTGGGGCCAGTTCGGCATTCGCAGCAATTGCGTCATGCCATGTCTGGTGAAGACGCCGATGTCCGCTGACTTTTACAAGGATCCGCAAGTGTTGGATGGCCGCGAACGGCTGGTTGCCAGTCGGCAAATCGGTGATCTGGACGATATCACAAACGCCGTACTGTATCTAAGCAGTGAACGCTCAGATTACACAAATGGCGGTGAACTGCGGGTTGATGGCGGCCTTGGCATCATGATGCAGGATATGATCCCTAAACCAGGCGGTCGCCGGGAATATGCCATCAAAGCCCATCAAGCTAAAAAGTAA
- the aroE gene encoding shikimate dehydrogenase, whose amino-acid sequence METWISGTTGLLCLLGSPVGHSGSPAMYNFSFQKQKIDAAYLAFDVKKDQMPRALDAMRLFKMRGGNITMPCKNVAATLMDELSPAAKIIGAVNVVVNDHGKLIGHITDGIGFVRNLKEHGVAIKDKRLVVLGAGGAATAIQVQAALDGARQVTIFNRPDEFYPRAEATAKKLAKAAPDVDVVVEHLEATDKLKAAIAVADILVNATTVGMKPNDGESLVNPDFLRQDLVVADTVYNPLKTKLIEDAEKIGAKVAPGKGMLLWQGAAGYKLWTGQDMPVKAYQAFEAGQ is encoded by the coding sequence ATGGAAACTTGGATTTCAGGAACGACTGGTTTGTTGTGTTTGCTTGGCAGTCCGGTTGGCCATTCTGGCTCACCGGCGATGTATAACTTTAGTTTTCAAAAACAAAAAATCGATGCGGCTTATCTTGCGTTTGATGTCAAAAAAGACCAAATGCCCCGAGCATTGGATGCGATGCGTCTGTTCAAAATGCGCGGCGGCAATATCACCATGCCATGTAAGAATGTCGCGGCAACCTTAATGGACGAACTTTCGCCGGCCGCCAAGATTATCGGTGCGGTCAATGTCGTGGTGAATGATCATGGCAAATTGATCGGCCACATCACGGACGGCATTGGGTTTGTCCGTAACTTAAAAGAACATGGCGTGGCAATTAAAGATAAGCGCTTGGTTGTTTTGGGCGCAGGTGGTGCCGCGACGGCAATTCAAGTGCAGGCGGCTTTAGATGGTGCACGTCAGGTGACCATTTTTAACCGGCCAGATGAGTTTTATCCGCGCGCGGAAGCAACTGCCAAAAAGTTAGCCAAGGCCGCGCCGGATGTGGATGTAGTGGTTGAGCATTTGGAAGCCACCGATAAGCTCAAAGCAGCCATCGCCGTCGCGGATATCCTCGTCAATGCAACCACAGTCGGCATGAAACCTAACGACGGTGAGTCACTGGTTAATCCCGATTTTCTCCGTCAAGATTTGGTTGTTGCCGACACGGTCTACAATCCTTTGAAAACCAAATTGATCGAGGATGCAGAAAAAATCGGTGCCAAAGTTGCGCCAGGTAAAGGCATGTTGCTCTGGCAAGGTGCGGCCGGATACAAATTATGGACGGGGCAGGATATGCCAGTGAAAGCTTATCAAGCGTTTGAAGCTGGGCAGTAA